A stretch of Tepidibacillus fermentans DNA encodes these proteins:
- a CDS encoding M48 family metallopeptidase, producing MKNFYKVFIFLFMIYAIFMSYYLFQTHQALPSSYAGGPADPATFMTSQQLQTATIFSRIKDFLFFMGVPWEWAIYLFVLGTGLSTAFYFIAKKIHKRSLFLQASIYVFLLSIVMFLLQFPLKYYSYKVSRDYGISVQPFEAWMTDQGKSILLDLVITIPMVWILYTIIRKSPKKWWFWFWLISIPLTIMMYFIQPVVIDPIFNDFQSLQNQELKGEILALAERADIPADQVYQVNMSKKTTAMNAYVTGIGSNARIVLWDTTLNKLEKDEILFIMAHEMGHYVYHHIYWMLLGSIIASFFLFYFVYRLVHWVVRRFGHYWGIERVAELNSLPVFLLLLSLLNFTISPIENTISRYSERAADEYGIRMTHNPDAAIRSFQKLTINSLTEPNPPELVKVFLYTHPTMVERLYTISNETKQIQKQNTEKRTKE from the coding sequence TTGAAAAATTTTTATAAGGTTTTTATATTTTTATTTATGATTTATGCCATTTTTATGTCGTATTATTTGTTTCAAACCCATCAAGCACTTCCAAGTTCATATGCCGGTGGTCCGGCCGATCCAGCGACATTTATGACAAGTCAACAACTACAAACAGCAACTATTTTTTCAAGAATCAAGGATTTTCTTTTTTTCATGGGAGTACCATGGGAATGGGCAATTTATCTCTTCGTCTTAGGTACAGGTCTTTCCACGGCTTTTTATTTTATCGCGAAAAAAATACATAAACGGTCCTTATTCTTACAGGCGAGTATTTATGTATTTTTATTAAGTATCGTCATGTTTTTGTTACAGTTTCCTTTGAAATATTACTCATATAAGGTAAGCCGGGATTATGGGATCAGTGTTCAACCTTTTGAGGCATGGATGACTGATCAGGGCAAAAGCATATTACTGGATCTTGTGATAACGATTCCGATGGTTTGGATTTTATATACCATCATTCGAAAATCACCAAAAAAATGGTGGTTTTGGTTCTGGTTGATCTCGATTCCCCTAACGATCATGATGTATTTTATTCAGCCGGTTGTCATTGACCCTATTTTTAATGATTTCCAGTCCTTACAAAACCAAGAATTAAAAGGGGAGATTCTTGCATTAGCCGAACGAGCGGATATTCCTGCAGATCAAGTCTATCAAGTGAACATGTCTAAAAAAACAACTGCTATGAATGCCTATGTAACAGGAATCGGATCGAATGCAAGAATTGTTCTCTGGGATACGACATTAAATAAATTAGAAAAGGATGAAATACTGTTTATTATGGCACATGAAATGGGGCATTATGTCTATCATCATATTTATTGGATGTTATTAGGATCGATCATTGCGTCATTTTTTCTTTTTTACTTTGTGTATCGATTGGTACATTGGGTCGTTCGACGGTTTGGACATTATTGGGGAATAGAACGAGTCGCTGAGCTAAATTCTCTTCCTGTATTTTTGCTACTTCTTTCATTATTAAACTTTACCATTTCACCAATAGAAAATACGATTTCTCGATATTCGGAAAGAGCTGCTGATGAATATGGAATTCGAATGACACATAATCCAGATGCAGCGATTCGTTCTTTTCAAAAATTGACAATCAATAGTCTAACTGAACCTAATCCACCAGAGTTGGTGAAAGTATTCTTATACACTCATCCGACAATGGTAGAGAGGTTATATACCATCAGTAATGAAACGAAGCAGATTCAAAAACAAAACACGGAGAAAAGGACAAAAGAATAA
- a CDS encoding MetQ/NlpA family ABC transporter substrate-binding protein, whose translation MKKLFVILLVAILSLSLVACGGTKQENQGANAGQGKTEAITLVVGATAVPHAEILEKIKPTLEKEGVKLDVKVFQDYVQPNIQLSEGQLDANFFQHVPYLESFTKERNITNLVNIAKVHVEPMGIYSKKVKNLNEVPQGAKVSIPNDPSNMGRSLVLLQKAGLIKLKDGVGIKGTVSDIVENQKNLEIVPLDAAMLPRSLEDVTLSVINTNYALQAKLNPVKDSLFIEDKDSPYANVLVVRKGDENKEAIQKLVKALNSEEVRKFIEEKYNGAVVPAF comes from the coding sequence ATGAAGAAATTATTTGTTATTCTTCTCGTTGCGATTTTAAGTTTAAGTTTAGTAGCTTGTGGTGGTACCAAGCAAGAGAATCAAGGAGCAAATGCTGGTCAAGGAAAAACTGAAGCAATTACCTTAGTTGTTGGTGCAACAGCTGTACCACATGCTGAAATTCTTGAAAAAATTAAACCAACTTTAGAAAAAGAAGGCGTGAAATTAGACGTCAAAGTATTCCAAGATTATGTTCAACCCAATATTCAATTATCTGAAGGACAACTCGATGCGAACTTCTTTCAACATGTTCCTTACTTAGAATCGTTCACAAAAGAACGTAACATCACCAATTTGGTAAATATCGCGAAAGTTCATGTTGAACCAATGGGTATTTACTCTAAAAAGGTGAAAAATTTAAATGAAGTACCTCAAGGAGCAAAGGTCTCTATTCCAAACGACCCTTCAAATATGGGAAGATCTCTAGTGCTTCTTCAAAAAGCAGGATTAATTAAGCTTAAAGATGGTGTTGGGATTAAAGGAACAGTTTCAGACATTGTTGAGAATCAAAAGAATTTAGAAATTGTACCTTTAGATGCGGCAATGCTTCCTAGATCTTTAGAAGATGTAACACTTTCTGTCATCAATACGAACTATGCTCTACAAGCAAAATTAAATCCTGTAAAAGATTCTTTATTCATTGAAGATAAAGATTCTCCTTACGCTAACGTATTAGTCGTTCGTAAAGGCGATGAAAATAAAGAAGCAATTCAAAAATTAGTAAAGGCATTAAATTCTGAGGAAGTAAGAAAGTTTATTGAAGAGAAATATAATGGGGCAGTGGTCCCAGCTTTCTAA